From a single Oreochromis niloticus isolate F11D_XX linkage group LG3, O_niloticus_UMD_NMBU, whole genome shotgun sequence genomic region:
- the LOC100700964 gene encoding histone H2A, which produces MSGRGKTGGKARAKAKTRSSRAGLQFPVGRVHRLLRKGNYAERVGAGAPVYLAAVLEYLTAEILELAGNAARDNKKTRIIPRHLQLAVRNDEELNKLLGGVTIAQGGVLPNIQAVLLPKKTEKPVKAK; this is translated from the coding sequence ATGAGTGGGCGTGGCAAGACCGGAGGCAAAGCCAGAGCAAAGGCTAAGACTCGCTCATCCCGTGCCGGGCTTCAGTTCCCCGTGGGTCGTGTCCACAGGCTGCTGCGCAAAGGCAACTATGCGGAGCGTGTGGGAGCCGGCGCCCCCGTTTACCTGGCAGCTGTGCTCGAGTACCTGACCGCTGAGATCCTGGAGCTGGCTGGCAACGCAGCCCGCGACAACAAGAAGACTCGCATCATCCCACGTCACCTGCAGCTGGCCGTGCGCAACGACGAGGAGCTCAACAAGCTCCTTGGGGGAGTCACCATCGCTCAGGGTGGTGTGCTGCCCAACATCCAGGCTGTGCTGCTGCCCAAGAAGACCGAGAAGCCCGTCAAGGCCAAGTAA
- the LOC109194216 gene encoding histone H3: MARTKQTARKSTGGKAPRKQLATKAARKSAPATGGVKKPHRYRPGTVALREIRRYQKSTELLIRKLPFQRLVREIAQDFKTDLRFQSSAVMALQEASEAYLVGLFEDTNLCAIHAKRVTIMPKDIQLARRIRGERA, encoded by the coding sequence atggcAAGAACCAAGCAGACCGCTCGCAAGTCTACTGGCGGCAAAGCCCCCAGGAAGCAGCTGGCCACCAAGGCCGCTCGTAAGAGCGCCCCGGCCACCGGAGGCGTCAAGAAGCCCCATCGTTATAGGCCTGGTACCGTGGCTCTGCGCGAAATCCGCCGTTACCAGAAATCCACCGAGCTGCTCATCCGCAAGCTGCCCTTCCAGCGCCTGGTCCGCGAGATCGCTCAGGACTTCAAGACCGACCTGCGCTTCCAGAGCTCTGCCGTCATGGCTCTGCAGGAGGCCAGCGAGGCTTACCTGGTCGGACTCTTCGAGGACACCAACCTGTGCGCCATCCACGCCAAGAGGGTCACCATCATGCCCAAAGACATCCAGCTGGCTCGCCGCATCCGCGGAGAGAGAGCTTAA
- the LOC100700428 gene encoding histone H4, with product MSGRGKGGKGLGKGGAKRHRKVLRDNIQGITKPAIRRLARRGGVKRISGLIYEETRGVLKVFLENVIRDAVTYTEHAKRKTVTAMDVVYALKRQGRTLYGFGG from the coding sequence ATGAGTGGAAGGGGCAAGGGTGGCAAGGGACTCGGCAAAGGAGGCGCCAAGCGTCACCGTAAAGTTCTCCGTGATAACATCCAGGGCATCACCAAACCCGCCATCCGCCGTCTGGCTCGCCGTGGCGGAGTGAAGCGTATCTCCGGTCTGATCTACGAGGAGACCCGTGGAGTGCTGAAGGTGTTCCTGGAGAACGTCATCCGCGACGCCGTCACCTACACTGAGCACGCCAAGAGGAAGACTGTGACCGCCATGGATGTGGTGTACGCTCTGAAGAGGCAGGGCCGCACTCTGTACGGCTTCGGCGGTTAA
- the LOC109203636 gene encoding LOW QUALITY PROTEIN: putative nuclease HARBI1 (The sequence of the model RefSeq protein was modified relative to this genomic sequence to represent the inferred CDS: inserted 2 bases in 1 codon; substituted 1 base at 1 genomic stop codon), protein MACPFLEEPVDVEAQILRRALRRERVIRARLDILXFXLCERYRFSAQSIIYLNNILRPYIAHVTHRGHSLSSVHIICIALRFFANGSFLYNIGDAEHVSKATVCRAVRNVTVALKRLLYSFVVFPGHRPTRFIKEGFHKIAGFPGVIGCIDGTHIPIIAPSVNEGDYVNRKSFHSINVQIICDAANIITNVEAKWPGSVHDSRIFRECTLSTKFGQGEFTGYLLGDRGYPCLPYLLTPYPDPEPGPQQRYNLAHCRTRARVEMTIGMLKARFQCLQRLRVTPERACDIIVACVILHNIATIRGEHCPSEPNISSDPNHEHPDPPTDIQDGRAVRDTICHNHFL, encoded by the exons ATGGCGTGCCCCTTCCTTGAAGAGCCAGTAGATGTTGAAGCCCAAATTCTCCGCAGAGCTCTCCGCCGGGAGAGAGTGATTAGAGCGCGTTTGGACATTTTatgatt tctgtgtgaacgttaccgtttttcagcacaatctataatttatttgaataacatcctcaggccttatattgctcatgtgacacatcgcggacattctctcagttctgtacatattatttgtattgcacTTCGTTTTTTTGCAAACGGGAGCTTTCTGTACAATATTGGTGACGCTGAGCACGTTTCCAAGGCTACCGTCTGTCGGGCCGTCAGGAATGTGACAGTTGCACTGAAACGTCTCCTGTACTCGTTTGTGGTGTTCCCCGGTCATAGACCCACAAGATTTATCAAAGAGGGATTCCACAAAATTGCAG ggttCCCAGGCGTGATTGGCTGTATAGATGGCACTCACATTCCAATCATTGCTCCTTCAGTAAATGAAGGAGACTATGTGAACAGGAAGTCTTTCCACAGCATTAATGTACAG ATCATATGTGATGCTGCCAACATTATCACAAATGTGGAAGCCAAGTGGCCAGGCTCTGTGCATGACTCACGAATTTTTCGTGAATGTACACTGAGCACAAAATTTGGACAAG GAGAGTTCACTGGCTACTTGCTTGGTGATAGGGGGTATCCATGTTTACCCTATTTGCTTACCCCTTACCCTGACCCTGAACCGGGCCCACAGCAGCGATATAATCTGGCTCATTGCAGGACAAGAGCCAGAGTTGAAATGACTATTGGAATGCTTAAGGCCCGGTTCCAGTGCCTGCAAAGACTCAGGGTCACCCCAGAAAGGGCATGTGACATTATTGTGGCATGTGTGATTCTTCACAACATTGCCACAATTAGAGGAGAACACTGTCCTTCTGAACCAAACATCAGCAGTGATCCAAACCATGAACATCCTGACCCTCCCACGGACATACAAGATGGAAGAGCAGTCAGAGACACCATATGTCACAATCATTTCCTTTGA
- the LOC109203632 gene encoding tripartite motif-containing protein 16-like, producing MAQKGVQLDRETFSCSICLDLLKDPVTTACGHSYCRNCIKAHFDEEDRKGIHSCPQCRKTFTPRPVLEKNIMLAALVEQLKKTGLQAAPADHCYAGPEDVACDVCTGRKLKAIKSCLSCPASYCEKHLQPHYDAAPLKKHKLVAPSKKLQENICSRHDEVMKIFCRTDQQSICYLCTVDEHKGHETVPAAAERTEKQKELEVRRLNIQQRIQEREKDVKLLQQEVETINGSADKAVEDSEKMFTELIRLIQKRSSDVKQQVRSQQETEVSRVKELQEKLEQEIAELKRKDGELEQLSHTEDHNQFLHNYPSLSALSESTHSSSINIRPLSYFEAVTAAVSETRDKLQDILREEWTNISLTVTEEDVLLSAPEPKTRAGFLKYSHEITLDPNTAHACLLLSEGNRKATFMNQQQSYSDHPDRFTEYCQVLSRETLTGRCYWEVKWRGGGVYVAVAYKNISRAGSGDECVFGFNEISWALRCDTNSYIFLHNKVRTDLSGPRSSRVGVYLDHRAGILSFYSVSETMTLLHRVQTTFTQPLYAGLWLWGAATTAELIKVK from the coding sequence ATGGCACAGAAAGGAGTTCAGCTGGACCGAGAAACCTTCTCTTGTTCCatctgtttggatctactgaaggatccAGTGACTACAgcctgtggacacagctactgcaggAACTGTATTAAAGCCCACTTTGATGAAGAGGACAGGAAgggaatccacagctgccctcagtgcaggAAGACTTTCACACCGAGGCCTGTCCTGGAGAAAAACATCATGTTAGCAGCTTtagtggagcagctgaagaagactggactccaagctgctccagctgatcactgctatgctggacctgaagatgtggcctgtgatgtctgcactgggaGGAAGCTGAAAGCCATCAAGTCCTGTTTATCTTGTCCAGcctcttactgtgagaaacacctcCAACCTCACTATGATGCAGctccattaaagaaacacaagctggtggccccctccaagaagctccaggagaacatctgctctcgtcatgatgaggtgatgaagattttctgtcgtactgatcagcagagtatctgttatctttgtacagtggatgaacataaaggccatgaaacagtcccagctgcagcagaaaggactgagaagcagaaggagcTCGAGGTGAGACGactaaacatccagcagagaatccaggagcgagagaaagatgtgaagctgcttcaacaggaggtggagaccatcaatggctctgctgataaagcagtggaggacagtgaaaagatgttcactgagctgatccgtctcatccagaaaagaagctctgatgtgaagcagcaggtcagatcccagcaggaaactgaagtgagtcgagtcaaagagcttcaggagaagctggagcaggagatcgctgagctgaagaggaaagacggcgagctggagcagctctcacacacagaggatcacaaccagtttctacacaactacccctcactgtcagcactcagtgagtctacacactcatccagcatcaatattcgtcctctgagctactttgaggctgtgacagcagctgtgtcagagaccagagataaactacaggacattctgagagaggaatggacaaacatctcactgacagtcactgaagaggatgttttactgtcagcaccagagccaaagaccagagctggattcttaaaatattcacatgaaatcacactggatccaaacacagcacacgCATGTCTGTTATTATCTGAGGGGAACAGAAAAGCAACATTTATGAATCAACAACAGTCTtattctgatcatccagacagattcactGAGTATTGTCAGGTCCTGAGTAGAGAGACTCTGACTggacgttgttactgggaggtgaaGTGGAGAGGGGGAGGAGTTTATGTAGCAGTTGCATACAAGAATATCAGCAGAGCAGGGTCGGGTGATGAATGTGTATTTGGATTCAATGAAATATCTTGGGCATTACGTTGTGACACAAACAGTTACATATTTTTGCACAACAAAGTACGAACTGACCTCTCAGGTCCTCGgtcctccagagtaggagtgtacctggatcacagagcaggtattctgtctttctacagcgtttctgaaaccatgactctcctccacagagtccagaccacattcactcagccgctctatgctggacttTGGCTTTGGGGGGCTGCAACAACTGCAGAGTTGATTAAAGTCAAATAG